TGTTTCCTACTTGTTAAAGAACATCAGATAATCGATTAAAATCATCTTTATATGGCGTCCCCACGGGGATTCGAACCCCGGTTACCGCCGTGAAAGGGCGATGTCCTAGGCCTCTAGACGATGGGGACAACATATAAAGATACTTTCACTCGCTTATCTTCACTATAAATTATCAAACAATCTGTGTGGACACCTCGTGCACTCAAGCCCTTTTATAAGGAGGTGATCCAACCGCAGGTTCCCCTACGGTTACCTTGTTACGACTTCACCCCAGTCACGAATCATACCGTGGTGAACGCCCTCCTTTCGGTTAAGCTATCCACTTCTGGTACAACCCGCTCCCATGGTGTGACGGGCGGTGTGTACAAGGCCCGGGAACGTATTCACCGCAACATTCTGATTTGCGATTACTAGCGATTCCGACTTCATGGAGTCGAGTTGCAGACTCCAATCCGGACTTAGATGCACTTTCTGAGATTCGCTTAAGCTCGCGCTCTCGCTGCCCTCTGTATGCACCATTGTAGCACGTGTGTAGCCCTACTCGTAAGGGCCATGATGACTTGACGTCATCCCCACCTTCCTCCAGTTTATCACTGGCAGTCTCCTTTGAGTTCCCACCTCAAATGCTGGCAACAAAGGATAAGGGTTGCGCTCGTTGCGGGACTTAACCCAACATTTCACAACACGAGCTGACGACAGCCATGCAGCACCTGTCTCTAAGCTCCTTACGGCACGCCTCTATCTCTAAAGGCTTCTTAGGATGTCAAGAGTAGGTAAGGTTCTTCGCGTTGCATCGAATTAAACCACATGCTCCACCGCTTGTGCGGGCCCCCGTCAATTCATTTGAGTTTTAACCTTGCGGCCGTACTCCCCAGGCGGTCGATTTATCACGTTAACTACGAGCACCAAGCATTTAAGCCCAATCCCCAAATCGACAGCGTTTACAGCGTGGACTACCAGGGTATCTAATCCTGTTTGCTCCCCACGCTTTCGCACATGAGCGTCAGTCTCTCCCCAAGGGGCTGCCTTCGCCTTCGGTATTCCTCCACATCTCTACGCATTTCACCGCTACACGTGGAATTCTACCCCTCCCTAGAGGACTCTAGTCACCCAGTATGAAATGCAATTCCTAGGTTAAGCCCAGGGATTTCACACCTCACTTAAGTGACCGCCTGCGTGCCCTTTACGCCCAGTTATTCCGATTAACGCTCGCACCCTCCGTATTACCGCGGCTGCTGGCACGGAGTTAGCCGGTGCTTCTTCTGTGGCTAACGTCAATCTACTGCTCTATTAAAACAGTAGCCTTCCTCACCACCGAAAGAACTTTACAACCCGAAGGCCTTCTTCATTCACGCGGCATGGCTGCGTCAGAGTTCCCTCCATTGCGCAATATTCCCCACTGCTGCCTCCCGTAGGAGTCTGGGCCGTGTCTCAGTCCCAGTGTGGCTGGTCATCCTCTCAGACCAGCTAGAGATCGTCGCCTTGGTAGGCCTTTACCCCACCAACTAGCTAATCTCACTTGGGCTTATCTTATGGCTAGTGGCCAAAAAGTCCCACTACTTTAATCTCTCGATATTACGCGGTGTTAGCCACAGTTTCCCGTGGTTATCCCCCTCCATAAGCCAAATTCCCAAGCCTTACTCACCCGTCCGCCACTCGTCAGCAAAAGAAACAAGTTTCTTCCCCGTTACCGTTCGACTTGCATGTGTTAAGCCTGCCGCCAGCGTTCAATCTGAGCCATGATCAAACTCTTCAGTTTAATCTTTCCACTCAATACTGACTTCAAATAAATTGTTCAGCACTGGTGTGTTAAATCTAAAATTTTCAATATTTTCAAACTCAAGCACACGAGTGCCCACACAGATTGTCTGATTATCTTGTTAAAGAACATCTTGCTAAAAGCAAGGCTGACTATTCTAGTCAATTCGCAATACGCTGTCAATCAAATTTTTATATTCTGATTATCTTGTTTAACTTCAGAATAATGCTATCCATTTGTTAAATGTCACATCATTGCGTTGCGGAGGCGTATTATAGGGATCTTTTCTTAGCCTGCAAGGGATTTTTTATAAAAAAATCACAATTGCTTTTTTCTTAAACAATCTTAATATTTTCTACTCATTTTTCGTTGCTTCTTTCAACACAACCTATCTTGCGCACATTCTTAAGATTGATAAAATAAATGAAATTTTGACCGCACTTTTCTTGAAATAGATACAAAACATAAAGTTTGTTGAATATTTTGCTACGATATACCAAGCCAACTCGGTAAATCAGCAATAGAATTAAGTACGATATCTGCTATTTTTTCTCCCTCTATATCAACACATTGTCCCGATTTCACTAAAATATTCGTTGCAATTTTTGCTTCTTTTCCTGCCATAATATCAATAAGTTTATCGCCAATCATAATTGATTGTGTAGGATCAATATGTAATTCTTGTATGGCTTGTAATAACATTCCTGCTTTGGGTTTACGACAATCACAAACTTGTTTAAATACCCCCATTCCCTCAGGGTGATGTGGACAATAATAAATACCATCAAGATCAACACCACGATCTGCTAATGACCAATCCATCCATTCTGTCAATTGTAAAAATTGTTGTTCACTAAAATAGCCTCTCGCAATACCTGATTGATTGGTTACCAGCACTAACAAATAACCTGCTTGTTTTAATTGTTGTAAGGCTTCAATACTTCCTTCAATAAAATGGAATTTGTCAATTTCATGCACATAACCATAATCAATATTTAGCGTGCCATCTCGATCTAAAAAAACAGCTTTATTCATAAATTAATCCTTCATTATTTCATTTTACTTTAAAATTGTTGGCACAAAATTATCGCCTGCCTATACCGTTTTAGCAAATATTATCCATCATCATAGCCTTATAAGAAACCGAACAAAGAAATAGCCATATCATCTAAAAATATCCGTAATATTTATTGACATAGCGATCTAGACGTCTAAAATGGCAATTTAACCTTATGTTGACATAATATTATTCGGGAAATCGCTTTCTATATGATCCAATTAAAAAATGTCAGTAAAATTTTTGATGTCGCAGGCAAGAAATTAACTGCTTTGGACAATATCAACTTGACCGTACCAAAAGGTGAAATTTTTGGTGTTATTGGTGCTTCTGGTGCAGGTAAAAGCACATTAATTCGTTGTGTGAATTTATTAGAAACACCAACTTTCGGCTCAGTCATTGTCGATAACAAAGATCTTACTCAATTTAATCAGCAACAGCTTGTACATGAACGCCGTAATATTGGTATGATTTTTCAGCATTTCAATCTACTGAGTTCACGCACAGTTTATGACAATATTGCTTTACCATTAGAACTTGCTCAACAACCTAAGGAAAAAATAACACAAAAAGTGACCGCACTTTTAGCTTTAGTTGGATTGACAGATAAGAAAGACACTTATCCCGCAAATCTTTCGGGAGGGCAAAAACAACGTGTAGCAATCGCAAGAGCTTTAGCCCTTGATCCAAAGGTTTTACTTTGTGATGAAGCGACCAGTGCCTTAGATCCTGCCACAACGCAATCCATTTTAAAATTATTAAAAGAAATTAACCGCACTTTAGGCATTACCATTTTATTGATTACTCACGAAATGGACGTGGTTAAGCGTATCTGCGATCAAGTGGCTGTAATTGATAAAGGGCAATTAATTGAACAAGGTTCTGTCAGCGAGATTTTCTCTAATCCCAAAACAGAATTGGCGCAAGAATTTATCCGTTCTACATTTCATATTAATTTACCTGAAGAATATTTGGAAAAACTATCCGAAAGTCCAAAACACGAAAAAGCCTATCCGATTATCAAATTTGAGTTTACAGGACGTTCTGTTGATGCCCCTTTACTTTCTCAAGCATCAAAAAAATATGGTGTTGAATTGAGCATTCTTACTTCACAAATTGATTATGCCGGTGGCGTGAAATTCGGCTATACCATTGCTGAAGTAGAAGGCGATGAAGATGCTATTACCCAAACCAAAATTTATTTAATGGAAAATAATGTTCGAGTCGAGGTGTTAGGCTATGTGGAATGATTTTTTAAACCAATTAACGCCCAAAATGTGGGAATTAGTCGCAACCTCAACATGGGAAACTGTTTATATGAGCTTTGTGGCAACTTTTTTTGCTGTCTTAGTCGGTGTCCCTCTAGGTATTTATACTTTCACTTGTGGCAAAGGACAAATATTACAAAACTTAACCTTACATCGTATCCTTGATGCCATCATTAATATTGGGCGTTCTGTTCCCTTTATTATTTTGTTAATTATTTTATTGCCTGTAACAAAATTTATTGTCGGCACTAAACTCGGTACTACCGCCGCCATTGTGCCTCTTAGTGTCGCTGCAATGCCTTTTGTTGCTCGACTTACCGCTAATGCTTTTATGGAAATTCCAGTAGGTTTAACGGAAACAGGTAAAGCTATGGGGGCAACAAACTGGCAAATTATCCGCAAATTCTATCTTGCTGAGGCATTACCTGCCTTAGTGAATGGTATTACGCTGACACTAGTTACCTTAATTGGCTATTCTGCAATGGCAGGCATTGTCGGCGGTGGAGGTCTAGGTAGTTTAGCCATTAACTATGGCGAATATCGTAATATGGGCTATGTTAAATGGCTTTCAACCATAATCATCGTGTTGATCGTAATGATCAGCCAAAAAATCGGTGATGATCTGGCAAAAAAAGTCGATCATCGTTAGTTATTCAACGAAAGAGGTTTACCTATGAAATTAACTAAAGTATTTGCATTAACTGCACTTGCAACCCTTATTTCAACCAATGCATTAGCAGAAAAAATTAAAGTCGGCGTAATGGCGGGTCCTGAGCATGAAGTAGCAGAAGTCGCTGCCAAAGTAGCAAAAGAGAAATATGGCTTAGATGTTGAATATGTATTATTCAATGACTATGCCCTACCAAACTCAGCAGTTGCCAGTAAAGATCTTGATGCTAACGCCATGCAACACAAACCTTATTTGGATAAAGATAGCCAAGAAAAAGGCCTAAAAAATCTGGTTATTGTAGGCAATACCTTTGTTTACCCATTAGCAGGCTATTCCAAAAAAATTAAACATGTTGATGAGCTTAAAGAAGGTGATGTCGTTGCGGTACCTAATGATCCAAGTAACCTCGCTCGTGCATTAATTTTATTGGAAAAACAAGGCTTAATAAAATTAAAAGACAACACTAATCTTTTCTCTACCACATTAGATATTGTTGAAAATCCGAAAAATCTAAAAATTAAAGAAGTAGATACTTCTGTGGCTGCTCGAGCTTTAGATGATGTAACCTTAGCGGTGGTTAATAATACCTATGCAGGACAAGTTGGATTAACCATTGAAGATGGTGTTTTTGTAGAAGACAAAGATTCTCCTTATGTAAATATCATCGTTGCACGCAAAGATAACAAAGACAGCCCCGCCATACAAAATTTCGTAAAAGCCTACCAAACTGATGAAGTAGAAGCCGAAGCGAAAAAACATTTTAAAGACGGTGTGGTAAAAGGCTGGTAAGCTAAAATAATTAGAATATTACGTTTTTAACATTATAAAAAGTTAATAATATTAACTCTTGATGTAATGGATAAAAAATGGGAAAAAGCGAGAGAAAAATACGTTCTCTCGCTTTTTATTGGAATAAAATAGATTATTAAGATTACCCAAACGAGGAAAAGATATAAGGATTACCCCTCTATAAATATTTTTCCCTTAATACTATTATTTACCGTTCACGTCTTAACAACGAAAAACACTTTCTATGCCATTTCATTGACATAATATAGTAGATATTTATTAGTCATCTTGTGATAAAGCTCGCCATAAGGGTGAGAAAAAGATTCTGTAAGGTTATTGATTATCCCCTTTTTTAAACAGTATTCTTGTAAATGATTGACCTACTATAAATCATAATAAAAAACCAAATCGTCATAGGCAGGATTTTCTGTATAAATCTTGCTATTTGACTTAGCTAAGCGTTGAGTTAAATGGTTATATATTAGGTATTTTCCCTGCAACCCTACACCCTTGTTTTCTTTTCCTTACACTACCAAAGACAAAATACAACATTAATCTTAGCTATCACTAAATTAGTTTACCATTATTCTGTCCTCTGTTTTCTGTCCTATCGCCAAGGCACCATTAACAAAATCAGATAAAAAACCAAAAAATCTCAAAAACTCACCGCACTTTTTATTAACACAGCTTACAGGTTTCAGCATCTAACCTATCATTGCAACCTGATTTACAAGCATTTTATGTTTTAATACCTAAATTAGGTATTAATTTAACGATATTTACGGTTGTTATCATTGTCATTTATATCTATACTATAATCTCGAAATTTAATTGATGATTTTTACATATTATTACACATTTAATTTATTATAGGGCTCGTTATGAACAAAATTTTTAAAATTATTTGGAACAAAACTTTACAACGTTTAGTGGTTACCTCGGAATTAAGTAAAGGCGAATGTAAAGCAAGTAGCCATTCGCCAGAGGAGAAATCTCAAGGCAATGTCGCCTTATCATTTTGTAAATTCTTTGCCTTAAGTTTACCCGCCTTATTAGTATCAAATGTCGTAGGAGTCAATACCGCACATGCTATTATTTCAGGAAGTTGTACCAGTAAGTCCGACCCACAAAGTTGTGTAAAATTTCTGGATGGTCATGGATTAGTCATTGGTCCTGACTCAGCACAGGTAGAAGGGAATACCAATGGGGTAGCAATTGGTGCCGCCTCAAAAGCATTAGGTGCTTCAGCGGTAACTATCGGTGGCGGCACCGCAAAAGGAGGCTCCGCTGTATTATTGGGCTGGGGGGGGGTAAATGGGACTTCTTCCGTAGCCTTAGGGAACAGTTATGTTTCGGGTGATTACGGTATTGCGATGTCCGGTGGTAAAGTAGGCTCAATGCACAGCAACGGAACAAGAATTACAGATGGCTATGCTAGTATTGCGATGGGACAAAATTCCGTTTCTATGTATAAAAACTCTGTTGCAATTGGTCGAGATTCAAATACATACGCTGATGCTGCCACCGCATTAGGTTATGAAACAAAAGCATTAGGTGTAGGTTCCTT
Above is a window of Volucribacter amazonae DNA encoding:
- the gmhB gene encoding D-glycero-beta-D-manno-heptose 1,7-bisphosphate 7-phosphatase, translated to MNKAVFLDRDGTLNIDYGYVHEIDKFHFIEGSIEALQQLKQAGYLLVLVTNQSGIARGYFSEQQFLQLTEWMDWSLADRGVDLDGIYYCPHHPEGMGVFKQVCDCRKPKAGMLLQAIQELHIDPTQSIMIGDKLIDIMAGKEAKIATNILVKSGQCVDIEGEKIADIVLNSIADLPSWLGIS
- the metN gene encoding methionine ABC transporter ATP-binding protein MetN: MIQLKNVSKIFDVAGKKLTALDNINLTVPKGEIFGVIGASGAGKSTLIRCVNLLETPTFGSVIVDNKDLTQFNQQQLVHERRNIGMIFQHFNLLSSRTVYDNIALPLELAQQPKEKITQKVTALLALVGLTDKKDTYPANLSGGQKQRVAIARALALDPKVLLCDEATSALDPATTQSILKLLKEINRTLGITILLITHEMDVVKRICDQVAVIDKGQLIEQGSVSEIFSNPKTELAQEFIRSTFHINLPEEYLEKLSESPKHEKAYPIIKFEFTGRSVDAPLLSQASKKYGVELSILTSQIDYAGGVKFGYTIAEVEGDEDAITQTKIYLMENNVRVEVLGYVE
- a CDS encoding methionine ABC transporter permease; its protein translation is MWNDFLNQLTPKMWELVATSTWETVYMSFVATFFAVLVGVPLGIYTFTCGKGQILQNLTLHRILDAIINIGRSVPFIILLIILLPVTKFIVGTKLGTTAAIVPLSVAAMPFVARLTANAFMEIPVGLTETGKAMGATNWQIIRKFYLAEALPALVNGITLTLVTLIGYSAMAGIVGGGGLGSLAINYGEYRNMGYVKWLSTIIIVLIVMISQKIGDDLAKKVDHR
- a CDS encoding MetQ/NlpA family lipoprotein; translated protein: MKLTKVFALTALATLISTNALAEKIKVGVMAGPEHEVAEVAAKVAKEKYGLDVEYVLFNDYALPNSAVASKDLDANAMQHKPYLDKDSQEKGLKNLVIVGNTFVYPLAGYSKKIKHVDELKEGDVVAVPNDPSNLARALILLEKQGLIKLKDNTNLFSTTLDIVENPKNLKIKEVDTSVAARALDDVTLAVVNNTYAGQVGLTIEDGVFVEDKDSPYVNIIVARKDNKDSPAIQNFVKAYQTDEVEAEAKKHFKDGVVKGW